ACACCTTTTGTTAATCAATAATCACCGTATCTCTGCACTGCAATAgagaacaaaaaactaaatctttTAGTGTCTAGAAATTCACAAACAGAGCCCGTACCAAGGAGAGGTCATTATCGCAGTAGCATATTAAATGGCTAGACATGATCATTTTGCATTCTAGTGCTCATCATGAATCTGTCCAAGtatgaaaaaaagacatttcattGTCAATTGTGGGATATCTCATGTTACGAGAGCTATTTTCCTTCATATGATGCTGCAGACAgttcatttctctcttttcttattCAAGAAACCCTGATTCATTGTGACCTGTGAGTTATCAGTCAGAGGGCGGTTTGAGTGGAGACGGATGAGGATAGCATATAAATGATATTTCAATCTTGCTTGCTTCTAGGTCTTATGTTCAATCCAGGCTTGTTTCTGTGCTCAGCTCACCTGAGTTAAATGCCCTTCACACGTGTCCATGTCGCATCTCAAACATGAACTAAAGGGAAAAGGTAATGAAACACTGAATGTGAAATAGTTAAGTCTCCTCTACAGAAGTGTTGGATACTGCAGGTCGACCCTGTGAGCATTACAAGGTGGTTGCACTGGGGGATGGACGTTCAGGCTGCAACCAGCAACTTCGCTACAATGGGACGATGGTCCATGACTGCAACGCCATCATCATCGCCAGACGGGCTCTCCTAAGGTACAATCTGCCAATATTAATTATTTACCTTATTTAAAGTCTTTGTACAGTCAAAAGTAGAAtccattgttttatttcaaattgaacGTGCTCAAGTGCAGAGCCTGCACAACAATATACTGTCCATATACTTGTGTAACCTGACTGTAGTTCTAATTTATGAAATCTTAACTTTAACTGCTAATACATTTGTAATGCATTTTTCTCATTGACATTGAAGAAGAAGTCATGACATGACATACCTTACATGTTAAAGTAGGCCGACTTTCTTGGAAATACTGGTGTGGCTCAAATTGAGATTTGTACTCAGGTTTCTGTACAAACAGCTTCTGCTCTTCTTTGATGCTGATCCAAATGCCAAGGAGAAGTGTATTTTTGATAGCAGTGCAGAAAGCCATCAGCTTCAGCTCAAACCCAAGATCAGCCTGCACCTCTACACCAATCAGTGTCCTGAAGGATCCGCCAAGGACTTCTGCTTCAAGTACAGAACTTACTTTAGAActggaaattaaattttgtttttgatGTGTTCTTTCCTATCGTCTTGGTATATGTTTACCTTGGCCTGATAGAGTAAATAGATCTTATAAACTTATAATATACAATGTCATGTTCTGCTCAGGGGCTCTGTGAACAACTCTTGGACAGCAATGAAGCTGCTGTATCATGCCAAGGGCCAGCTGGTCCCTATAGCTTACCTTGAACCAAGTTTCTGGGGCGCTAAAGTCTGCTGCATGTCCGGTAGTGACAAGCTGTGTTGCTGGTCTTTCACTGGGGTTCAGGGTGCATTACTGAGCCACTTCATTCAGCCACTCTACATCACCAGCATGGTGCTAGGTAAAAAGCCTCAAAGCAATTGATCAGCATTTTtggaatcatttttattttctttcttgcctTAAGAGTTGGTTTATTAAAGTCTACATCTGGACGCTAAACACTAGGTTCCTGCTCCAAGACACAAAATGATCTGGTAGATGTTATAAACTTCGTCAAACATGTGGACAGACACGAGTGGTTTCCATCTCTTCgtccaatttaaaaaaatggcTAAATAGTATCattaaaaaactaattaaatccAATTGTAATAAAGTTAACTGAAGGTTGCTTTAAACTTAACGCAACTATCGTAAGTTTACTAATTGTTGTTCAGATTGGGTTAATGTCTATCACCTGTGTCCGTGTGTAAACCCCTTAAATATTtaaggaaacaaactgaaatttgTGCTGGTTTAAGGGGGCCAGAAGGTCGTTAACGTAGAGGGGTCTGATGTCACCGACGTGGATGGTGATGCATGGGAGGAGTTTCTGCCGCCATCCTACAAGAAACACAAGATCGTCTGCCTCGGTGGCGACTACGTGGGGCCTGTTGTGACCTCCTCACGGAACAAGAACCTCAGCATCAACTGGTGCCTTGGTGACAAGGATATTGAAGTTCTGGACAGTCGCAAGGGCTACATTGTTGATGGGTAAGATGTAGAGGCCTGTCATTTAGAGGATAGCAACCTTAGGAAGTGGATAACGTGTTCTGGAAGTTGTCTGCATCTAAAATGTAGGACCAGGGTACTGTCCTGTTGTTCCCTTGCAGAGAGTCTTGACCTGACTACCTTACCTCATCCACACTCCTTTAGCCAGATCCACGGATATGGCAGAAGTGCTTGCAGAGCCCCCTGCACTTTGTTTGTCAGATTAGCGAGGTCTCCAGCTCTTGCCATCTCTTGGCTTTGGAGCTGCAGTCAACCCCTGATGTCCAGTAACTAGAGTGTTTCACAGATGCAGATCTCACTGGAGGCTGTGTTGTCTTTGAGTGGAGATTACAGCCAAAAATAGATTTGAGATCCTGCTTGGTGCTCACAGCTGCACATTTCAGCCTCTGTCCTGCAGCCTGAACTGTCAGTTTGAGGTTTTGTAGCATGTGaagggaaaacagaaaaaagatgtgAAGCGACGAAAGAACACCTACAGAAAAACATTAGAGCATGAAACTTGTTTAATTAAGTGAGGTTAGAAGCAGTCGGACAATTATTCCTCACTTCTTTCAGCTTTGTGTTTCAACTGTGAAGCAGTTAATAGTTTGCAAAAAAATTTGGCTTGCACCCACATCTCTTGAATACCGCTAAAAATTATCATTTATGTGGAAAATATGTtggtaataaaaatgtataaatgatgTTTTGAGTAGGATTTGGAAACTGATGGTGGAGAAAGTGTAGTGATTAAATAACAGACCTTGAAATATTTGGACATCAGTCACCCTGGACCTCTGCTAATGCCAACTTCTTTCAATGCTATTACACTCAGTAACACCTTTAGACTTAGTCTTTACCTATAGAACTGTTTGTGTCACACCACCACTCCACTCCCCAGGGCCCCTTACCAGGGTTCCCTGTGGGGAGTGCGTTTGCAGCAATAGCAAAGTCTTAGGGAAATCCTGATGAAACTGATTGTTAGTTTTACTGTTACAAAGCGAAGCTGATTTTTATGTTCAGCACAGCTAAGCCTCAATAGCACTGGATGTGGAATCATTATTTAGAACAAGTACATAAAAGGACCTAACATCACTGAGAGCAGTGCAGAAATAACCCAACATTTATAGTTACAGTTTCTTGCGTGTTAATACTCAAAGGGTGATCCACCAAGTTCCTCACTGGTGCTTCCTGTCTGGGTCCATATGTATTGTCTTCTTGTTTCACATGGAATATTTTAAATGCACCAACATGTACAGTAATACAGCAATTCCAAGGCAAACAATGCAACTATGgtgatttatatttttgttatttcccAGCTCTCCCTATATCAGTGGGCCTGGCTTTTCCAGCAGACTTTGCAAGAGAGCCTTCTACAATTACTTCCTCAGAGTTGCAGAGCTGGGCGGGCACAGCTATCTGCTGGAGCTTCCCACCTACCACAGCGTCAAGGTGTGTATCGGCTTTACATTATTACATCAGTGCTCATTTTGAAACTTTGGCACTGTAGAGCTCATAAGACTCGACCATGGTGAACATGCAGTGCTTCCTGCAGTTGTTAATGGCTTGTTGGCTCTCTTATAGGTGGAAGCCGAAGTCTACCAGACGGTCAAACTTCTGGTCAAGCAACAGTTTGTAAACATCAATGTAGGTCCGTGGAATTCAAAAGAGTTGGTGGATTGCTTTCATGCttgaactcttttttttttttctttctttatttctttctttcttcttccagAAAATTGCCATGTAAAAGTTTGTCCAAGTTCTTTTTGAgaatttgtaaaatgttgttcTGGAAACAAAACATCCCTTCAAGTGAtttgatatttatattcatgtatAGCGTtggtgttgattttctgtttgtgtaggTGTGAAAAATAAACTGGACCTTAGTGCACCACAGTGAAGTAGTCAGTTTGAATGAGTTGTGGGTGGAAACATGCAGCTTTTGGGCTGAAGCTTCAGGGAGACATTTTCCTCAAACAGGATTGAGCGACATTTTCACCCTGTCATTGTGTAGCCAAAAGTTCAACAACACAGCAAGTTGTGTTAAAGTGCTGAACGAGGCCATTATGAAaaggtaaatattttgtgttttacaaTTTAGTGAATAATTATTTGTTTGGATGATTTAATGTGCGTCAGGATCTCAAATCAACAGCTGAAGAACCACAGATGTGTTCAACGTTCAAACTTctgaataaacataaataacataatgACCAATTTTAGACCATTACATGTTTATCACAGAGAccagagtaaacacacacacgagtcacAAAAACGGCATTACAATCATTTCATCAAAAAATTGCTGTATGATTGTAGCATAATTATTTAGTTTAATGTGAACTACATAGTACAATAGAGGAAGGAACACGGGGAGAGTTGCGTCATCTTGAATTCAaaattttgtgtgtttttatttttttcttccagaCTCTGGGTTCATTGTCACCATGGCTCCACTCACCAGTTGCTTGGCAACCAACTCCTCCTTGGAATTGATGCAACCACTCATGTCTTCATAATTATAGGCTCTTTTATAATAtttagcaaaaaaacaaaaaaaatagaatagTATTGTAAAATGATCCAATGAAGGTGGAATACAATGGTGCTTTTTGGCATAATGTATCTACACTGATTACACATCTCAGAGTTtaagctgctgttttttttttggtagttGCAGTAATTTGCATGTCGAGGTGTAGCTGTGTGATTTATCTTTGTTCTCGCTGGTCGAGCAGGTGACTCCTCCAGCCAGGTGTCGGGTTCATCTCCCTCTGAGCAGCGGGGCCTCCTGGCCGAGCCGGGCTTCTCTGGGCTCGAGGAAGGATCGGGGAATTCACAAAAAGGCCTGAAAGGTAATTAAATATCTGAATAATCGGAACTTCTATATTTCATTTATCCTCTCACATATCCTCTGGGTTAAATGAAAGGTTAGCAATCACAGATAGTGAGGGGAACCTGTACGAAATGGCAGTTATATAATGTCAGTTTTGTTTGGACTGGATTAATTACAAAGGCTTTTGTGTAATTATTCAACGTTGGTGCGTTCCCATTAATGTATGCAGTGACATTCACTGTGACTCGCAGCTGAGGGACTGATGTCTGACTACATCTGTGATCTTCTCACAAGGAGGCTGAATCACAATAAAATGAATTATACCTTTTAATTGCAGCTTTAATTGTCTCACAATAGATGAGGATTTAGGAGTTGATAACGAGTATAATGTCATGAGAAGAATATGTCACAGAAAATGGTTTTTGAAGAACTCATTAAGGATGATAATTGAAGCCGAAACCTTTGCTTGTTATTtctcaaaacacatttcacaatCCTTCCCTGCTTTTGTTCCGTCCGTCTTAAATTTTCAATATCGTTGAACTTTTAATTAATTGTGgattatcttttttttgtttccattaACTGAAATGATAGTGTTGACAGACTGATGGTTATGGATTTGCAGAGGATTTTGTGCTGCTTATCTCACCTAGATTCGGCCTCTTGCAGGACGAGTCCCTCTGGCTGGAGTCGGAGGAAGCGGACGTGCTTTCCGTGGAGCTGGACTTGACCGAGTGGACCGAGGGCACCGATGCTCTCGGAGGATCGGAGTCGGGTTTGGCCATAACTCCAGCCGAGGCCGAGTGGCTCCACTCTGGACGGCAAAAATGCAAgtaacacaaatcaaactcaGCGCTTCCCTCACAAGTTGACCCCAACAACACAATAGAGTGAAAGCTGCTGTTCATCACTGAATCTTCGGATAGTGCCAGTTAGTTGATCAGATGCATGTACTGGTTGGGAATGTTTCATAACGCTGTGTGTGGCTGTCGTACCGGAACACTCCTCCAGTCGAAAGCGTCCGAAGCAGAGGTGAATCCTCCACTGTTTCCTGACGTTCTCCTTCATCAGACagtggaagaagaagatgaaaagtCCTGGAATATAAAGAAACGTGAAGTCATAAATTGTGCCGGACTAGATTTGAGTCCTGGTTAATGGCTCAGTTCTTCCCCTTCAGCGGATAGTGTGGATTTGCCCTTGAAGAAGGTAAACAGTGGAGGGTTTGGTTGCATCAGATAAAACATAAAAGTACCAGAGACTGTTGTGAAAGAGTTGCATCACTGAGCTTCTGTGTGATTTCTTCCTTTTTGTTCTTTTGAACAGTGAATGTGAAATGGGATATTTAGGAAAAATGCATGAGTGGTTAACAAACCTCGACtcagtaaataaacacacaggaacactcACACTGGGCCTCATGCACAAaggaaagcagcaggagaaagtTAAGATTTGCTTATGCAAGTTAATTTGACCAatgttcctgtttcctgtccggCCTCCTGTTCATGAGGTCGGACATTATCATATTAACTGTGTCATTGTTGTGCCAAACCTTGACGTGGATAAAGAGTAAACAGTTTGACATGAAGTCAGACTCTGGCACTCCACCTGACAGACTTGCATAAACACCCTGAGGCAGGCGCTGGTGTCCGGgttagactgaatataaagatggacaactcggctccacttcctcccagtatCCATCCTGCACTGATGGTGTTGCACTGATGACCCTAACTGACCAAtcgtcagtctcagctgtcaaacaTTTTCACCCCAAAACTTAACAGAAAATGTAACAGTTGCACAAACATCAGcgtgataagaacgacctaaaatgacaaacTTATCTGTGGGGAAAATGTAGTTGATGTGTATTTTGCCTTTTTACTTTGATCAATCAAATGAAATTTACAAGACAGgttgacctatactgcagccagccaccaggcggTGATCAAGAGGCTTTGCCTTcatttttggggagctgtcgtcgtccatctttatattcagtctatggtgTCAGGCTAATACAATGCAATCGCAAAATCTAAAAAACGCCACTTAAGAACTATAAGTTTCGAGGCCTGTTCCCTCTCAGCTTTCAGTAACTGAACCTTGCAGGGTGTTGAGTCCAGAGAACAGGTACAGCATCACCATTCTGGCCGGCCCCCAGGTACAAAAGCCAACCGTCCACGTGAGTCCGAGCAACAAGGTGAGACTGGCGACTCCCTTCAGGTCGTGCATCAGCCCACTGCGGATCCCAGCCGGGCTGTTGGCTCGCATGTGGCGGATCTGGATCAAAACCACCACAAAAACCTAAATAATGAAGATACAAAAGGAGTCATTAAGAGTAGATAGATTACAGAGAAATTATCATGGATTTAAAAACAAGTGATCTAAGATAATTAGGTGGGAAATTCCAGGCTACATAAGCTACAAAGCCTGGTctattttaatattaaagttCATGATAATACATTCTTTTAAAGTGGTACAATTAAGTGTCCAACTGATACAAATATATGAGAAATGTGATGCATTAACAGTGTTTCAATTTTATAATCCTACATATGAACTTAAAAGTTATTTTACCGCAGTGTTGAAGAGAAAGATCAGCACGGCGAAGGCGACCACGGAAACATAAAATGTCACATTGTCCTGCAGCCAACAGCTGAAGAGGATCGAGTGGGAAAACAGATTAATAAGACATGTAAAGATGACTtctgcagaaagaaaaataacgGCAAGGGAACTTGAACCGTTACACTTACATGTGGCTTCTATCTAAGGGGAGAAAATCAcatcaaaaaacaaaatatgCTGAAAAATATAGTGTTTAAAAGGGTAAATTGCTTTTGGATTATTATTGGGTATTTGCTTGAACTATTAATGACATGACAATTGACaaaattaaatgattaataaaAAGTAAGCCTCAAAGTGGATGATTGTAAATGAATAACTCACAAGTCGTCAGATTGGTCCAGTGTGTCTAATCTGGGCTGAGTGTCGGTGTAGAGGTGACTGCCGTAGGCCTCTCTGTTCAGGACGAGCACCAGGATGCAGATCACCATAGGAAGCCCTGGAGGAAGAGTGTAGAGCATGTATCACAGCCTCAGGATTCATATCCATCACAATTCTCTGCTTTCACTTAGCATCCAAAGTGCAAACAGCTGATCCCACAACTCACCCCATCCCACAGCACAGAACTTCAGGATGTACGAGGGCACGTAGACGTTGAAGACTTTGACGAGGGCGAAGTACATGTTGACGGCTTCTAACCCCATCCAGGTGAAGGAGGCCAGGAGGAAGTAGTGCAGCGCGGcggctgcagtgacacagaggGCGCGCAGACCCCAAGAGGACAACCAGGAGTTGACCAGGAACACCAGGTTCAAGCCCAGCAGCGCCAGACAGAGGTTGATGAGGATCTGAGAGGGGTAGTCTCGACGAAGCTTCCTGAGGCAGAAACACGGGCGGACCATGAAAGGTAAAACCCAGACGGTGTTAAATAGAGAATCCCATATATTAGCCACAATAGGTTGTACCTAATTAAACCTGCAATAACAGACTTTTTAATGGCTGCAGAAATAAATCATGAACACAACATTAATCCTGTTTTTTTCCTACTTCCAGTCAGTGAATTCGACACGTTCGGTGTATGACAAATAGAAAACATCTATAAAATGCAGTGTCATAGGTCTGCAGCtatcttggggggggggggggggggcagaggccAGCAAACGCCTGCGGCATCAAGTTTCTTTGTGAATGCGTGTAGCAGGAGTTTAAATGATAATCAATTCTAGGAGAGGAATATAAAGTGTGAACTGTGCAGCATCCCACCAATAGATTAGTAGCTGGACACTTACTCGAAAACTGTGTAGGTGAGAACAGTGATCCCCAAGAACAGCGATGAGACTCCACAGCCGACATAGGTGATAATGGTCAGGATCTGCTCGTTAGCCGGGTCCAGCGGAGTCCGAGAGACATCCTACACACATTTAGCATGAGTGGCTTTTCACTTATTTCCCAACGTGCCACCAATAACtatccaacaacaactacacacaTTGCAAGTGGTGTAATAAAAGCAACTGCTCCTGTCACTGTGCTCAAGCACAAACCAACATTAAGATCTTTCTGATCTCTCAGTGAAACACGTAAATCTAAAATGAACTGCTCCCTAAAGCAACAGGGTACAAATAAGTGACAACATAGCTCCAAGGAAAGGTTTAGTGATGCTATATTTCCCCCATTGTTAATAAATCccacaaaaatatattaaattcacAAACGACTGTCGCTTGTGtctagagagagagattgtatCCCTCTGTGCCAGACAGCTCCCATGTTGTCTCATAAAATTTTTAATatagtttattatatattatagttTGAGGCACTAGAGCACATAAACTAATGTTCAAGTTCCCAAACTAGAATTCCTTGTTATACTAAGGGCATGGCTTATTGTTGACTTGTATCcaaaaatgtgtgttgtgaGGCCACAGTGTATGAGAGATCCTCATTGTACGGAGGCGCTATGATTGTTATTTACCtgttagaaaaaaaatatatattatttgtaaatcacatttaaaacaaccacAGTCGACCAAAGTGCTGAACAGGATCAAAAGATGAATTATCAACACTTGACAATCAATAATCAACCATTATTGATTCATTGCACTGGCATTATGCTTACATTTGAATTATTGTGTCTTTAATATTTGTGAAGACAACCTATCGCAACCTAAACTACTTTAGTCCAGTTAAAGATTAAGTGAATTTGGCGCACTTTGCTTCATAGGTTTTCATTTAAGTTATTGTGCTTTGAGCGCCCTCTACTGGTGAATTTCTTTTACTACTTCAATTTGTCCTTTACAACCAGACTCACTGTTACCAATAGGTTTAAATGCAGGTTATAATGGTTATATAGTTTGTACCAGGAGAACTCCGAAGTGTGTGAGATGATCACACAGACAAGTTGTGTAGTCAGAGCTGCTGTTGTATTTTCTGCAGCCGTAATCGTCCCAGCCTCCGTGTCCGTCTAGGCAACAAAGACATAAAGATTTAGAATCACACCCTCCAACAGCATCTATTCAAATGTGAGAAAAATGATTTGCACCCACCGTTTTTATTGAAGTTCCAGTAAACGCACTTTACGTTGTCGTGAAGCTGTAACCGGACACAAATGAAATGCTTTGGTTATTCATTTATCAGCAGAAACGTGATCAGCTGTAGCTCTGCTCAGTGATCGACcacatttcatattttcaaaaGTCAGCTGATCCTACTGTTGTGGGTATAAGATGATGGAGCGTGACTCGGACGTCTTCATCCAGGTCTTTGATGGGGGAGCTGGTGTTGGTCACGCTGGCCGACACCACAAAGGAGTTGAGGGTCCGATCCCTTTCACTGCTCTGAAAGTCACAGGAGGCTTGAACGTATTTATAAAGAAGTGCCTTTTGTTGAAATGCAGCACATGTGGTATTTCGGGAGAGGACGACTACCTTGAAGAGCATGGGTAAACCATAGAACTGAAACTGGACTCGTGGTGGGCTCTGGTTCTGGTCGCCTTGTGGGAAACTGTGCTGCAGGACCGGCGGCAGGGAGATGAAGGCCACTGTGCTGCTAGAGGGACACCTGTTGATAAAAATCTACAACAAGAAAACTTTATTAACGCTTCACATCTCAGACTCGGTTGCTGAAGACACTGTGTGACACGAGTAGGAATGTTAGAACGTTAAAAAGAAGAATAGAGTCAAAGAGGTTATGATCTTCTGCCAATTTTAGGTTGAGAAACATCTGCAGAATTTGTTGAACCTTACTGAGGAGCCTGTAGTCAGTGGAAGGTCAAAGTGGTTTATGTTAAAGTCTCATTCAGATATTAAAGTTGTTATAATATGAAACAAATGTGTCTCAAATAAGACATCAAGAATATTTCCATATACTTGAATTGTGCAGC
This genomic window from Pleuronectes platessa chromosome 15, fPlePla1.1, whole genome shotgun sequence contains:
- the LOC128457398 gene encoding adhesion G-protein coupled receptor G2, which produces MQKAPPPLCDSKLSLSTHWMTPDLVDCSPVVETIPDLDHVQVTADNSLDVVEMIKDLLRDHSTISYNELVTVLNKLEDIVNVSVLTTDLGQALINIISDILESDSNLLPFTNTILNITEAVGDRMVGYEGFYTLVAPAIAISVVDVVPDQFGTLTFGVLSDRVGSTPEIFINRCPSSSTVAFISLPPVLQHSFPQGDQNQSPPRVQFQFYGLPMLFKSSERDRTLNSFVVSASVTNTSSPIKDLDEDVRVTLHHLIPTTLHDNVKCVYWNFNKNDGHGGWDDYGCRKYNSSSDYTTCLCDHLTHFGVLLDVSRTPLDPANEQILTIITYVGCGVSSLFLGITVLTYTVFEKLRRDYPSQILINLCLALLGLNLVFLVNSWLSSWGLRALCVTAAAALHYFLLASFTWMGLEAVNMYFALVKVFNVYVPSYILKFCAVGWGLPMVICILVLVLNREAYGSHLYTDTQPRLDTLDQSDDFCWLQDNVTFYVSVVAFAVLIFLFNTAVFVVVLIQIRHMRANSPAGIRSGLMHDLKGVASLTLLLGLTWTVGFCTWGPARMVMLYLFSGLNTLQGLFIFFFHCLMKENVRKQWRIHLCFGRFRLEECSEWSHSASAGVMAKPDSDPPRASVPSVHSVKSSSTESTSASSDSSQRDSSCKRPNLGLFVNSPILPRAQRSPARPGGPAAQREMNPTPGWRSHLLDQREQR